The Paenibacillus sophorae genome has a segment encoding these proteins:
- a CDS encoding sensor histidine kinase, with protein sequence MQWMSRFSYHRRLQFSFLALILLPFAAVTFWSYQSVRQNVSDKILRTNEETITVIANQIEKTIDSISFASLYLSETYDPEVLNSLRYLTNAESFGDYKSYIHQAKLKSIGGILTIQALDADLEIMIVNRNNRIIMGNLDRPVFSKVPDRFLQESGRLNPREETVLQWFPYRESDSVPEYYYAARFIFDPRNHEKLGTLFIGIPRHYFENLLDTGNASVVMSLVDSAGETIAVRRGGEAVDRKKPLRSEVQIARTGWLLSIELPRSSIDSHINREFFVSISVFGVFFLAFLVLSMFWAGYINKPISLLRASVKQYVGGNRGVRIPVKGKDEVAMLSAAFNQMLEDINQLLHQVESEQEEKRRLELRALSAQIRPHFLLNTLNSIKVNLLMAGDTTHGAMIDALMKLQRAYVHADQPLQLAEECAILGSYVQVMQIRNRLDIAFHYRLEPGTEELELPRLLLQPVVENAIGHGFSARPDHPRIELESRLNGGMLEIAISDNGRGMPEEAIKRLGRLLSGAEPELPQPEKGVGLINTARRLQVLYGYRSRLTAAANPDGGMIFTFYIPVTGGKEVSSHDDGHVDR encoded by the coding sequence ATGCAATGGATGAGCCGTTTCTCCTATCATCGAAGGCTGCAGTTCTCATTCCTGGCCCTGATTCTGCTGCCTTTTGCCGCCGTGACCTTCTGGTCTTACCAATCCGTACGGCAGAACGTAAGCGACAAGATCCTACGCACCAACGAAGAGACGATCACCGTCATCGCCAATCAGATCGAAAAAACGATCGACAGCATCTCCTTCGCATCGCTCTATCTCTCCGAAACCTATGATCCCGAAGTCCTGAACAGTCTGCGCTACTTAACGAACGCCGAGAGCTTCGGTGATTATAAGTCCTACATCCATCAGGCCAAATTGAAATCGATAGGCGGTATCCTCACGATCCAGGCGCTCGACGCGGACCTGGAGATTATGATCGTCAACCGGAACAACCGGATTATCATGGGCAACCTGGACCGCCCTGTCTTCTCGAAAGTGCCGGACCGTTTCCTGCAGGAGAGCGGCAGGCTGAACCCGAGAGAAGAGACAGTACTTCAGTGGTTTCCCTACCGGGAAAGCGACTCTGTCCCTGAGTACTACTATGCCGCCCGTTTCATCTTCGATCCGCGTAATCATGAGAAGCTGGGCACCCTGTTCATCGGTATTCCCCGGCATTATTTCGAGAATCTGCTGGATACGGGCAACGCTTCCGTCGTCATGTCGCTGGTCGATTCGGCGGGGGAGACGATCGCCGTACGCCGGGGAGGCGAGGCGGTGGACCGGAAGAAGCCGCTGCGGAGCGAGGTGCAGATCGCAAGAACCGGCTGGCTGCTGTCGATTGAGCTTCCCCGCAGCTCGATCGACAGCCATATCAACCGGGAGTTTTTCGTGTCCATCTCGGTGTTCGGCGTGTTTTTTCTAGCCTTTCTGGTGCTGTCCATGTTCTGGGCAGGGTATATAAACAAGCCGATCAGTCTGCTGCGCGCCAGCGTCAAGCAGTATGTCGGCGGCAACCGGGGCGTGCGGATTCCGGTCAAGGGCAAGGACGAGGTGGCGATGCTGTCGGCTGCTTTTAACCAGATGCTGGAGGATATCAACCAGCTTCTGCATCAGGTGGAAAGCGAGCAGGAAGAGAAGCGGAGACTTGAGCTTCGGGCGCTGTCGGCGCAGATCCGGCCGCATTTTCTGCTCAACACGCTGAATTCGATCAAGGTCAATCTGCTGATGGCCGGCGATACCACCCACGGGGCGATGATCGACGCGCTGATGAAGCTGCAGCGGGCCTACGTCCATGCCGATCAGCCGCTGCAGCTTGCCGAAGAGTGTGCCATCCTTGGCAGCTATGTGCAGGTGATGCAGATCCGCAACCGGCTGGACATCGCCTTTCACTATCGGCTGGAGCCGGGAACGGAAGAGCTGGAGCTGCCGAGGCTGCTGCTGCAGCCCGTCGTCGAGAACGCGATCGGCCACGGCTTCTCGGCCCGTCCCGATCATCCTCGCATCGAGCTGGAATCACGCCTGAACGGCGGCATGCTCGAAATCGCGATCTCCGACAACGGCCGGGGAATGCCTGAAGAGGCGATCAAGCGGCTGGGCCGCCTCCTGTCGGGCGCGGAGCCCGAGCTGCCGCAGCCGGAGAAGGGTGTGGGGCTGATCAACACGGCGCGGCGGCTGCAGGTGCTGTACGGCTACCGGTCGCGGCTGACGGCGGCCGCGAACCCGGACGGCGGCATGATCTTTACATTCTATATTCCGGTGACGGGCGGCAAGGAGGTTTCTTCGCATGATGACGGTCATGTTGATCGATGA
- a CDS encoding TetR/AcrR family transcriptional regulator, with the protein MATGRPRTFDNTEALKSALQVFWEKGYEGSSLSDLTEAMKINRSSLYATFGSKEQLFNQALDLYFEGPPKLTGAAFNETTARAVVERLLNVTADSVTNPSTPKGCLTIRGAIACGEDAEVIRQELTSRRVETEMALRHRFEEAKSAGDLPAGSDPAALARYIMTITEGMSIRAADGSTRDELQDVIDITMQAWPS; encoded by the coding sequence ATGGCAACAGGACGGCCGCGCACCTTCGATAATACAGAGGCATTGAAGAGTGCGCTTCAGGTGTTTTGGGAAAAAGGTTATGAAGGTTCGTCCCTCTCGGATTTAACCGAAGCGATGAAGATTAACCGATCAAGCCTCTATGCCACTTTTGGCAGTAAGGAACAATTATTTAACCAAGCGCTTGATCTTTACTTTGAAGGTCCGCCGAAGCTGACAGGAGCGGCTTTTAACGAGACGACAGCCCGCGCCGTTGTCGAAAGGCTCTTGAATGTCACTGCTGACTCCGTGACTAATCCTTCTACCCCGAAGGGTTGTCTGACCATTCGCGGAGCCATTGCTTGCGGAGAAGACGCGGAAGTGATTCGTCAAGAGCTTACATCGCGCCGGGTAGAAACTGAAATGGCCTTGCGCCATCGCTTTGAAGAAGCGAAGTCCGCCGGTGACCTGCCGGCTGGCTCTGATCCGGCGGCGCTTGCCCGTTATATCATGACCATCACGGAAGGAATGTCAATACGGGCTGCGGATGGCTCAACCCGCGACGAATTGCAGGATGTGATTGATATTACGATGCAAGCTTGGCCTTCGTAA
- a CDS encoding 3-oxoacyl-ACP reductase family protein encodes MTTTINTLSGKVALVTGGSRGIGAAIVKRLANDGAAVAFTYASAQQKAEELVKEIEAAGGHALALRADSGDAIAVKGAVAETVKAFGGIHILVNNAGLANLKPYDQFAIEEFDRMVAVNVRAVFAAVQAAAPQMGEGGRIVNIGSINADSNPFPGNSLYVMSKAAVAGLTRGLARDLAPLGITVNNVQPGPTDTDMNPADGPYAPVVSGLIPIGRYGTGAEIADMVAYLATPGAAFVTGATINVDGGTTV; translated from the coding sequence ATGACAACAACAATTAATACTTTATCTGGAAAAGTAGCACTGGTAACCGGAGGATCCCGCGGCATTGGGGCCGCCATCGTAAAACGGCTTGCAAACGACGGTGCGGCAGTAGCTTTCACCTACGCAAGCGCGCAGCAAAAAGCGGAAGAATTGGTGAAAGAAATTGAAGCGGCTGGCGGCCACGCACTGGCTCTTCGCGCTGACAGCGGAGACGCCATCGCCGTGAAAGGCGCAGTTGCTGAAACGGTAAAGGCTTTCGGCGGCATTCACATTCTGGTTAACAATGCTGGACTTGCAAATTTGAAGCCCTATGATCAATTTGCCATCGAAGAATTCGATCGAATGGTTGCCGTCAACGTTCGCGCCGTGTTTGCGGCGGTGCAGGCGGCTGCTCCTCAAATGGGCGAAGGCGGCCGCATCGTAAATATCGGCAGCATCAACGCCGACTCCAATCCGTTCCCGGGAAACAGCCTCTATGTTATGTCGAAGGCTGCTGTCGCCGGACTTACCCGAGGCTTGGCCCGCGACCTGGCTCCGCTCGGCATTACCGTCAACAACGTGCAACCCGGACCAACCGACACCGATATGAACCCGGCTGACGGTCCTTACGCACCTGTTGTCTCCGGTCTGATTCCGATCGGCCGTTACGGTACAGGCGCAGAAATCGCCGACATGGTAGCTTATCTGGCTACTCCGGGTGCCGCTTTCGTGACCGGTGCAACCATTAACGTAGACGGCGGAACCACAGTCTGA
- a CDS encoding ABC transporter substrate-binding protein, translated as MKKPALWLASLLLTFSVTACSGGGNTPAASDKGAAADPAATSQANTPAEKEKIKFYTFKSNKPEEPAYQAVQAYNQSQDQVEVEYISLVQNSDSTEFLKKLDVLVAGGEVVDAFMTGNEEELMERASRGVVEPLNSYFEAEGVKPEDEYFKVLKLDGKIYGLMGSATQWFTVFNKKYLDEAGLSLPEMGWTWDDFRDYAKKLTTPDHFGTYFHTWGEYANIIAYTEHPNPQLSADLKPIFEDPSFRYFFNLRRAMEKEDKSAEPYADVLASNYHVLQQFFAGKASMLAVPSYAVRAGLNLEKFPHDFQMVYAPLPRSVNATDVGMTNISGGGLAIGAKSEHKQAAYDFIRWMTKESYKYTQEIPALKNVDGKALLEQFFSGNKNLIDTDSLAKTLFDSRNKMPEGTFTVPYGSQLKTIVENSFASYMLDNRKFDDVKAEMTAEVEKVVAANR; from the coding sequence ATGAAGAAGCCTGCATTATGGTTGGCCTCCCTGCTGCTGACGTTCTCGGTTACCGCATGTTCCGGGGGAGGGAACACTCCGGCCGCAAGCGACAAAGGGGCTGCCGCCGATCCGGCCGCGACAAGCCAGGCGAACACACCCGCGGAGAAAGAAAAGATCAAATTTTACACCTTTAAGTCCAATAAACCGGAGGAGCCGGCGTATCAGGCGGTTCAAGCCTACAACCAGTCGCAGGACCAAGTAGAGGTGGAATATATTTCGCTTGTCCAGAACAGCGACAGCACGGAGTTCCTGAAGAAGCTGGATGTTCTCGTTGCCGGCGGAGAAGTTGTAGACGCTTTCATGACCGGGAATGAGGAAGAATTGATGGAGAGAGCTTCGCGTGGAGTTGTGGAACCGCTTAACTCGTATTTTGAGGCAGAGGGTGTCAAGCCGGAGGATGAATATTTCAAGGTGCTCAAGCTGGATGGCAAAATCTACGGGCTGATGGGCTCTGCCACACAGTGGTTTACGGTCTTCAACAAGAAGTATCTGGATGAGGCCGGACTTTCGCTTCCGGAAATGGGCTGGACTTGGGACGACTTCCGCGATTACGCCAAAAAGCTCACGACCCCGGATCATTTCGGAACCTATTTCCACACCTGGGGCGAATATGCGAACATCATCGCGTACACCGAGCATCCGAATCCGCAGCTAAGCGCCGACCTGAAGCCGATCTTTGAGGACCCCTCCTTCCGTTATTTCTTCAACCTCCGCCGCGCCATGGAGAAGGAAGACAAGAGCGCCGAGCCTTATGCGGATGTGCTGGCCTCGAACTATCATGTGCTGCAGCAGTTTTTTGCCGGCAAAGCCAGCATGCTGGCCGTTCCAAGCTACGCGGTCCGGGCGGGCCTCAACCTGGAGAAATTCCCCCATGATTTTCAGATGGTGTACGCACCGCTGCCGCGTTCCGTGAACGCAACCGATGTAGGGATGACGAACATTTCCGGCGGTGGCCTGGCGATCGGCGCCAAGTCGGAGCACAAGCAGGCGGCATACGATTTTATCCGCTGGATGACTAAGGAATCCTATAAGTACACGCAGGAAATTCCGGCGCTGAAAAATGTCGACGGCAAGGCGCTGCTGGAACAATTTTTCAGCGGGAACAAAAACTTGATCGATACCGACTCGCTCGCCAAAACCTTGTTCGACAGCCGCAACAAAATGCCGGAAGGCACCTTCACCGTTCCCTACGGCAGCCAGCTCAAGACGATTGTTGAAAATTCCTTCGCCAGCTATATGCTGGACAATCGCAAGTTCGATGATGTTAAGGCGGAAATGACGGCCGAAGTCGAAAAGGTAGTGGCCGCCAACCGGTAA
- a CDS encoding STAS/SEC14 domain-containing protein, protein MVYYESPQATISWNEAVQIIEVRWKAFAQGEQFRTAMDKVVELAGKMNGSKVLYDNRKMSVISQEDQAWVSQNWVKRASDIQYCAVVEPEKVVAKSSLNRIVGTIEEFPYDMKFFQNMDDAVNWLAEMRYKVR, encoded by the coding sequence ATGGTTTATTATGAATCCCCTCAAGCCACGATTTCCTGGAATGAAGCTGTCCAAATCATTGAAGTGAGATGGAAGGCATTCGCTCAAGGCGAGCAATTTCGTACCGCTATGGATAAGGTAGTGGAATTGGCCGGAAAAATGAATGGCAGCAAAGTGCTGTATGACAACCGCAAGATGTCTGTCATTAGTCAAGAGGATCAAGCCTGGGTTTCCCAAAATTGGGTGAAGCGGGCCTCGGACATCCAATACTGCGCCGTTGTAGAGCCGGAGAAAGTCGTCGCCAAATCAAGCCTAAACCGGATTGTTGGCACAATTGAAGAGTTCCCGTACGACATGAAGTTTTTTCAGAATATGGATGATGCGGTTAACTGGCTTGCTGAAATGAGGTATAAAGTCAGATGA
- a CDS encoding NADPH-dependent F420 reductase codes for MSIGIIGAGEIGKAFAKQVVKAGYEVLLSNSRGPESLAPLVAKLGGKSKAVTAREAAAADIVLIALPWKHLKEAVSDLPEWNGRIVIDAMNPIITPEFIVADLGGKTSSEVVSELVPGARVVKGFNTLTPAVLGSDPRAAGGRRVIFISGDDAAAKAEVTRINDKIGFATVDLGGLADGGKLHQFPGGPLPTLNLIKLS; via the coding sequence ATGTCTATTGGAATTATTGGCGCAGGTGAAATCGGGAAAGCATTTGCCAAACAAGTCGTTAAAGCAGGTTATGAGGTGCTCCTAAGCAACAGCCGCGGACCGGAATCACTTGCTCCGCTCGTTGCCAAACTTGGAGGGAAGAGCAAAGCCGTTACCGCTCGGGAAGCCGCAGCGGCCGATATTGTACTTATTGCCCTGCCTTGGAAGCATCTGAAAGAAGCAGTTTCCGATTTGCCTGAGTGGAACGGACGTATCGTGATCGATGCGATGAACCCGATTATTACTCCTGAATTCATCGTGGCCGATCTTGGAGGAAAAACATCAAGCGAGGTTGTATCGGAGCTTGTTCCCGGCGCAAGGGTGGTAAAAGGATTCAATACGCTTACTCCTGCTGTGCTCGGCTCTGATCCGCGTGCTGCCGGCGGACGCCGCGTCATCTTCATCTCCGGCGATGATGCCGCAGCCAAGGCTGAAGTCACCCGTATTAACGACAAAATCGGATTCGCCACCGTTGATCTGGGCGGTCTCGCTGACGGCGGCAAATTGCATCAATTTCCGGGAGGCCCTCTCCCTACTCTTAACTTGATCAAATTGTCCTAA
- a CDS encoding MFS transporter — protein MNGSISQSRLRLSLFILSVAHVLLGLDFNIVYVALPEIGAELGFSQQTLQWVVSAYIVAFGGFLLLGGRISDLLGKRKTFVNALFIFAAASLMGSFASNAGTVILARAIQGLAGAFLFPSILSLINSLFAAGRERNRALSIWSLAGSSGLALGS, from the coding sequence ATGAACGGGTCCATCTCGCAGTCCAGACTCCGCTTAAGTTTGTTCATCCTGTCGGTAGCACATGTGCTCCTTGGACTGGACTTCAATATTGTTTATGTGGCGCTTCCCGAAATAGGCGCAGAGCTTGGTTTCTCCCAGCAGACGCTTCAATGGGTAGTTAGCGCATATATAGTTGCTTTTGGCGGTTTCTTGCTTTTGGGCGGACGCATATCCGACCTGTTAGGCAAACGGAAAACTTTCGTTAATGCGCTGTTCATCTTTGCGGCTGCGTCATTAATGGGCAGCTTTGCAAGCAACGCCGGGACGGTGATCCTTGCGCGCGCTATTCAGGGACTTGCCGGAGCATTTCTGTTCCCTTCCATTCTCTCTCTGATCAATAGTCTGTTTGCGGCAGGCCGTGAACGGAATCGGGCGCTTTCCATATGGAGTCTTGCCGGATCAAGTGGTCTTGCATTAGGCAGTTGA
- a CDS encoding family 16 glycoside hydrolase, with protein sequence MKAVTIKRFLLFPLIAALIFGPFGLMPAGRAAAAGMTYYVDATAGSDENGGTSTDSPWKSLAKVNSAVFGPGDRILLKAGSVWSDTYLDLKGSGVEGSPIVVDRYGTGPKPLINFGNTAVGGEGFGVRLKNVSYWEINNLEITSGQHATDMRRSGILVVGEGAGAGAFKHIYIRGNDIHDVFGTDRRTGGINFHARGGNTDPESTWDDVRIEDNTVINVADTGIQVMTDAFANTSWAHKQDAFTHLIISGNYVEKIHRDGILVRAGVSPLIEYNTTNEIGVSCDVNRSVVNYLDNIGFVAAQWAYYTTGAVFQHNEAFNTRVLQGDGQAWDFDIKVSDSIYQYNFSHHNEGGALLVMDSTNNNIFRYNISQNDYDAFGAFHLRPGGGNLYIYNNVIYRDHGVTSALTQSSTSGMAYYSNNIFYNAAGGTYTNSNYVKYSHNLFYGANSNVPNDPSKVMADPMFLDGGGASGIDTASVYQLAEGSPAINAGAVVWGNGGADFFGNPLYSGVPDIGVYEAPGTAGPAGALLNDDFEDGTADGWATVGGSWDIGTEDSLVYAQNGLYGESIAFAGEASWTDYSLEADVKLKKLGGNGGILFRYQDANNFYMFRLNDTGSTADLYKKTGGNLQMLASVPITVNPNQVYRLKATVQGTTITGAVDGTDLITWTGSGTELASGKIGLRVHSGMASFDNVRVTE encoded by the coding sequence ATGAAAGCGGTTACTATAAAAAGATTTCTGCTCTTCCCGCTCATCGCTGCGCTGATATTCGGGCCGTTCGGCCTAATGCCGGCGGGCCGGGCCGCAGCAGCGGGCATGACGTATTATGTGGACGCCACGGCGGGAAGCGACGAGAACGGCGGCACGAGCACAGATAGTCCCTGGAAATCGCTCGCCAAGGTCAATTCGGCCGTGTTCGGTCCAGGCGACCGTATTCTGCTTAAAGCCGGTTCGGTCTGGAGCGATACCTATCTGGACCTGAAGGGATCGGGCGTGGAAGGAAGCCCAATCGTGGTCGACCGGTACGGAACCGGGCCCAAACCGCTGATTAACTTCGGCAATACGGCGGTGGGCGGCGAAGGGTTCGGCGTCCGCCTTAAGAATGTATCGTACTGGGAAATTAACAATTTGGAAATAACAAGCGGGCAGCACGCGACCGACATGCGCCGAAGCGGCATCCTCGTCGTCGGTGAAGGGGCGGGCGCCGGCGCGTTCAAGCATATCTATATCCGGGGCAACGACATCCATGACGTATTCGGCACGGACCGGAGAACCGGAGGCATCAATTTTCACGCCCGCGGCGGCAATACCGATCCCGAGAGCACCTGGGATGACGTGCGGATCGAGGACAATACGGTGATCAACGTGGCGGATACCGGCATTCAGGTAATGACGGATGCCTTCGCCAATACTTCTTGGGCCCATAAGCAGGACGCCTTTACCCATTTGATTATAAGCGGCAACTATGTGGAGAAGATTCACCGGGACGGGATTCTCGTCCGTGCCGGCGTCTCTCCGCTGATTGAGTACAACACGACGAACGAGATCGGCGTCAGCTGTGACGTCAACAGGTCGGTGGTCAATTATCTGGATAACATCGGTTTCGTCGCCGCCCAGTGGGCTTATTACACTACCGGGGCTGTCTTCCAGCACAACGAAGCGTTCAATACCCGGGTTCTGCAAGGAGACGGCCAGGCTTGGGATTTCGACATCAAGGTGAGCGACAGCATCTATCAATATAACTTCAGCCATCACAACGAAGGCGGCGCCTTGCTGGTTATGGACAGTACGAACAACAATATTTTTCGCTACAATATCAGCCAGAATGATTACGACGCCTTCGGCGCGTTCCATTTGAGACCGGGCGGCGGCAACCTGTATATCTACAACAATGTTATTTACCGCGACCACGGTGTTACGTCGGCTCTGACCCAATCAAGCACGAGTGGAATGGCTTATTACAGCAACAATATTTTCTATAACGCCGCCGGGGGAACGTACACGAACAGCAATTACGTGAAATACAGCCACAACCTGTTCTACGGCGCTAATTCGAACGTGCCGAATGACCCAAGCAAGGTTATGGCTGACCCGATGTTTCTTGACGGCGGCGGCGCGTCCGGCATCGACACCGCTTCGGTGTACCAACTGGCTGAAGGCTCGCCGGCCATCAATGCCGGTGCCGTCGTATGGGGCAACGGCGGCGCCGATTTCTTCGGCAATCCGCTGTACAGCGGGGTGCCCGACATCGGCGTATACGAAGCCCCGGGAACGGCGGGCCCTGCGGGGGCGCTGCTTAATGACGATTTCGAAGACGGAACGGCGGACGGCTGGGCCACGGTCGGAGGAAGCTGGGATATTGGGACCGAGGATTCGCTGGTCTACGCCCAAAATGGCCTTTATGGGGAATCAATCGCTTTCGCCGGCGAAGCCTCCTGGACCGACTACAGCCTTGAAGCGGATGTGAAGTTAAAGAAGCTTGGCGGCAATGGCGGCATTCTGTTCCGCTATCAGGATGCGAACAATTTTTATATGTTCCGGTTGAACGACACGGGCAGCACCGCCGATCTGTACAAGAAGACGGGAGGCAATCTCCAAATGCTGGCCAGCGTGCCGATAACCGTAAATCCGAATCAGGTATACAGGCTGAAGGCGACGGTTCAGGGCACAACCATTACCGGGGCCGTGGACGGCACCGACCTCATAACCTGGACCGGCAGCGGAACAGAACTCGCTTCAGGCAAAATCGGCCTGCGCGTACACTCCGGCATGGCGTCGTTCGACAATGTGCGGGTGACCGAGTAG
- a CDS encoding MFS transporter — protein MRAYYYVAIIAFGLFSIVNTEFGVIGTFIQITEKYQISASQTGMLVSLFALTIAIFGPFMTLLFTRVNKKRIMASVLALFAVANLLSVIAPNFSLLLIVRILPAFLHPVYFSLAFVAAASFFPSEQGNKATAYVFTGGTVGMVLGVPFTSFIADQFSLEASFLFSAALNLIALIGLLIWVPSMPVTAKLSYKKQLGVLAKPQLWLNIVTVCLTISAMFAVFSYFAEYLGQITKMSGKLISTMLILFGASGVLGNLQAGRLLSKHVIKTTILYPVVLAITYLIVFWGGAYLIPMMIIVIVWGFIHTGGFIINQNWLASEASEAPEFANSLFVSFSNLGIAIGTASGGQFLLHMGTHQIIWGGILFLALAVIGMLAKIKLFGFRTI, from the coding sequence ATGAGAGCTTACTATTATGTTGCCATTATCGCGTTCGGACTGTTCAGCATCGTCAACACTGAATTTGGCGTCATCGGCACTTTTATTCAAATTACAGAAAAGTATCAAATTAGCGCTTCACAGACCGGTATGCTGGTCAGTTTGTTTGCGCTCACGATTGCGATTTTTGGCCCGTTCATGACTTTGCTGTTCACTAGGGTTAACAAAAAACGGATCATGGCCTCTGTGCTGGCCCTTTTTGCCGTCGCCAATCTCCTGTCAGTAATCGCTCCTAACTTTTCGCTTTTGTTGATTGTCCGCATCCTGCCCGCTTTTCTTCATCCGGTCTATTTCTCGCTGGCTTTCGTAGCCGCGGCAAGTTTTTTCCCAAGCGAACAGGGCAATAAAGCGACAGCCTATGTTTTTACCGGAGGTACGGTGGGGATGGTTCTGGGTGTGCCGTTCACCTCTTTTATCGCGGATCAATTTTCTCTTGAAGCCTCATTTCTGTTCTCCGCCGCGCTGAATTTGATCGCGTTAATCGGTCTGTTAATCTGGGTTCCAAGCATGCCGGTAACTGCAAAACTATCTTATAAAAAGCAGCTCGGAGTATTAGCGAAACCCCAGTTATGGCTGAACATTGTGACCGTCTGCTTAACCATTTCGGCGATGTTTGCCGTATTCAGCTATTTTGCGGAATATCTCGGACAAATTACAAAGATGAGCGGGAAATTAATAAGCACCATGCTGATTCTTTTTGGAGCAAGCGGTGTTCTTGGAAATTTGCAGGCAGGCCGATTGTTAAGCAAGCATGTGATCAAAACGACCATTCTGTATCCTGTTGTATTGGCCATCACGTATCTGATCGTATTCTGGGGCGGAGCTTATTTGATTCCAATGATGATCATCGTGATTGTCTGGGGATTCATTCATACCGGGGGCTTCATTATTAATCAAAACTGGTTAGCCTCCGAAGCATCTGAAGCGCCTGAATTTGCCAACAGCTTATTCGTCTCTTTCTCGAATTTGGGCATTGCGATTGGTACTGCTTCAGGAGGCCAGTTTCTATTGCATATGGGTACACACCAGATCATCTGGGGCGGTATATTGTTTTTAGCGCTTGCGGTTATCGGTATGCTTGCAAAAATAAAATTATTTGGGTTCCGCACCATTTAA
- a CDS encoding response regulator transcription factor produces the protein MMTVMLIDDDVPMLDYVKHLLGQLDLELELAAAASGSEQALELFHDCLPDLAIVDIGLPGMDGLELAEAFRMMKPEVRLIFLTCYEDFHYSKRAIQLEADDYLIKDELTPQQLRDSVGKAMERFRRRREMLERYSFQQAIERNREVLKQNFLKQLLSEGGEWDNILLFGERLGISWKLPYLRHGFLHIDAASVVGRYRYKDIPLLHFAVGNIAAELSSGPASITALMDGEADIYLLWNVEDRNVPECELIKYMLSVREKAEQYLKVSVRGFYAAEAVPVRQFVETYKQLAEYRDHSFYGPALPAVMLKPDRTFLLAAESKPEKEKAMLSLALEEDNAAWIDLAVGKLLQHAEAEHWSPRLLKETYADCVRRMASETNGTAEEAFFVHLSWSLRAEEAAHLTKRELWKLWRHQALTPISDLEKDIRLQAIDDFLREHVDRTITSVDMAEHLHLNPSYFSRYFKRLAGMKFTDYVNSYKISIAISMLRRENETVENVAYTLGFSDRAYFSKVFKKYSGKSPSEFKNV, from the coding sequence ATGATGACGGTCATGTTGATCGATGACGATGTGCCTATGCTGGACTATGTGAAGCATTTGCTCGGCCAGCTTGATCTCGAGCTTGAGCTGGCCGCCGCGGCTTCCGGCAGCGAGCAGGCGCTGGAGCTGTTTCATGACTGCCTGCCCGATCTGGCGATCGTCGATATCGGACTGCCCGGCATGGACGGACTGGAACTGGCGGAAGCGTTCCGCATGATGAAGCCGGAGGTGCGGCTCATTTTCCTGACCTGTTATGAAGATTTTCATTATTCCAAACGGGCGATTCAGCTGGAGGCCGACGATTATCTCATCAAGGATGAACTCACGCCGCAGCAGCTCCGGGACAGCGTCGGCAAGGCGATGGAGCGCTTCCGGAGACGCCGGGAGATGCTGGAGCGCTACTCTTTCCAGCAGGCGATTGAGCGCAACCGGGAGGTGCTCAAGCAGAATTTCCTGAAGCAGCTGCTCTCCGAAGGCGGGGAATGGGACAATATTCTGCTGTTCGGCGAAAGGCTCGGCATTTCCTGGAAGCTGCCCTATCTTCGCCACGGCTTTCTGCATATCGACGCAGCATCCGTCGTCGGACGCTACCGGTACAAGGACATTCCGCTCCTTCATTTTGCCGTCGGCAACATCGCAGCTGAGCTGTCCTCCGGTCCGGCATCGATCACGGCGCTAATGGATGGAGAGGCGGACATTTATTTGCTGTGGAACGTCGAAGACCGGAACGTCCCGGAATGCGAGCTGATCAAGTATATGTTGTCTGTCCGGGAGAAGGCGGAGCAGTATCTGAAGGTCAGCGTGCGCGGCTTCTACGCGGCGGAGGCGGTTCCGGTCCGGCAATTCGTCGAGACCTACAAGCAGTTGGCGGAGTACCGCGACCACAGCTTCTATGGACCCGCCCTGCCGGCCGTGATGCTGAAGCCGGACCGTACGTTTCTACTGGCGGCCGAATCAAAACCGGAGAAAGAGAAGGCGATGCTGTCGCTGGCGCTCGAGGAAGACAATGCCGCCTGGATCGACCTGGCCGTAGGCAAGCTGCTGCAGCATGCCGAAGCGGAGCATTGGTCGCCAAGGCTGCTTAAAGAAACGTACGCCGATTGTGTACGCCGGATGGCGTCCGAGACGAACGGAACGGCGGAGGAAGCATTCTTCGTCCACTTAAGCTGGTCCCTCCGGGCGGAAGAAGCGGCGCACCTGACGAAGCGGGAGCTGTGGAAGCTGTGGCGGCATCAGGCGCTGACGCCGATCAGCGATCTGGAGAAGGACATTCGGCTTCAGGCCATCGACGATTTTCTGCGGGAGCATGTCGACCGGACGATAACCTCGGTGGACATGGCGGAGCATCTGCACCTTAACCCGAGCTATTTCTCCCGCTATTTCAAACGGCTGGCCGGAATGAAATTTACGGATTACGTCAATAGCTACAAAATCTCCATCGCCATCTCCATGCTTCGCCGGGAGAACGAGACGGTCGAAAATGTAGCTTATACGCTCGGGTTCTCGGACCGGGCTTATTTCTCCAAGGTCTTCAAGAAGTACAGCGGCAAGAGCCCCAGCGAGTTCAAGAATGTGTAG